A section of the Deinococcus seoulensis genome encodes:
- a CDS encoding tetratricopeptide repeat protein yields the protein MTQYTRSVLLGLTLALASHGAAQTMIETVGAAGIQNTLQSAGTPAIPQVNLPTAPGTAADPASSAGSAATPAVTVTPLTPEQQTQLDAAQAAFQARNYPQARAAFESLITQNYTNPAPHFGLGLVLFAQNDDRGATFEFTQFAALAPTRFEGPYNLGVIATRAGNHEQALTLYGQAATLMKDQASPAAQQQVLEALASEQTRKADFAALTGTLASISALDPQNLDVQYRLAQARTLSGQGAAALPGVYALLAQAPARVDAALLLADIYVAQGLPERATRELDAAVPRAANGSDRATLLLRKADILAQSGDTRAAVFAAQDATREDGRNAVAFARVGELRALRNDRPGALSFYQNAVKLAPDNAAYRAALAGVRLTLNQNAEAARDAALALTLRPDEATLARALFVQGVAAYRQGQYPQAIKALTSSQTRAPSADTSLWLGLSAYAQKDYAGAAAALSESVKLNPTPTARQNLASALLASARYPEAEAILRGLVSDDPKNAEAWYLLGLTQRAQTRETDARASLKTAAALGNARAAGALK from the coding sequence GTGACGCAATACACACGTTCCGTTCTGCTGGGCCTGACGCTGGCCCTCGCCAGCCACGGCGCCGCCCAGACCATGATCGAGACGGTCGGCGCGGCCGGGATTCAGAACACCCTGCAATCTGCCGGTACGCCCGCCATCCCGCAAGTGAACCTTCCCACCGCGCCCGGCACGGCGGCCGACCCGGCCAGCAGCGCAGGCAGCGCGGCGACGCCCGCCGTGACCGTCACGCCCCTGACTCCCGAACAGCAGACGCAACTGGACGCCGCGCAGGCCGCGTTCCAGGCCCGGAACTACCCGCAGGCCCGCGCGGCCTTCGAGTCGCTGATCACGCAGAACTACACCAACCCCGCCCCGCACTTCGGGCTGGGGCTGGTGCTGTTCGCGCAGAACGACGACAGGGGCGCCACCTTCGAATTCACCCAGTTCGCGGCGCTGGCACCCACCCGCTTCGAGGGGCCGTACAACCTGGGCGTGATCGCCACCCGCGCCGGTAACCACGAACAGGCCCTCACGCTGTACGGGCAGGCCGCGACCCTGATGAAAGACCAGGCGAGTCCCGCCGCGCAGCAGCAGGTCCTCGAGGCACTCGCCTCCGAGCAGACCCGCAAGGCCGACTTCGCGGCCCTGACCGGCACGCTGGCCTCCATCAGCGCGCTCGACCCGCAGAACCTGGACGTGCAGTACCGCCTCGCGCAGGCCCGGACCCTCAGCGGGCAGGGCGCCGCCGCGCTGCCCGGCGTGTACGCGCTGCTGGCCCAGGCGCCCGCCCGCGTGGACGCCGCGCTGCTGCTGGCCGACATCTACGTCGCGCAGGGTCTGCCGGAACGCGCCACGCGTGAACTGGACGCCGCCGTGCCCCGCGCCGCCAACGGCAGCGACCGCGCCACGCTGCTGCTGCGCAAGGCCGACATCCTCGCCCAGAGCGGCGACACCCGCGCCGCCGTGTTCGCCGCGCAGGACGCCACCCGCGAGGACGGCCGCAACGCCGTCGCCTTCGCCCGCGTGGGCGAACTGCGCGCCCTGCGAAACGACCGGCCCGGCGCGCTGAGCTTCTACCAGAACGCCGTGAAGCTCGCGCCGGACAACGCCGCCTACCGTGCCGCGCTGGCCGGGGTGCGCCTGACCCTCAACCAGAACGCCGAGGCCGCCCGCGACGCCGCGCTGGCCCTCACGCTGCGCCCCGACGAGGCCACCCTGGCCCGCGCGCTGTTCGTGCAGGGCGTCGCCGCGTACCGCCAGGGGCAGTACCCGCAGGCCATCAAGGCCCTGACGTCCAGCCAGACGCGCGCGCCCAGCGCCGACACCAGCCTGTGGCTGGGCCTCAGCGCCTACGCGCAGAAGGACTACGCCGGAGCGGCCGCCGCCCTGAGCGAGAGCGTGAAACTGAACCCCACACCCACCGCCCGCCAGAACCTCGCCAGCGCCCTGCTGGCCAGCGCACGCTACCCGGAAGCCGAGGCGATCCTGCGCGGCCTGGTCAGCGACGACCCGAAGAACGCCGAGGCGTGGTACCTGCTGGGCCTGACCCAGCGCGCCCAGACCCGTGAAACCGACGCCCGCGCGTCCCTGAAGACCGCCGCGGCCCTCGGGAACGCCCGCGCCGCCGGAGCGCTGAAATGA